The Candidatus Dechloromonas phosphoritropha genome includes a region encoding these proteins:
- a CDS encoding IclR family transcriptional regulator: protein MMALLDALAESPDAASLKYLASVTGLHPSTAHRILAAMNAARFVERQDAGTYRLGIRLLELGNIVKSRISVREVARPFMQTLHETIGEAINLGVRHDDEIVYIERTSSGRALVRVVYLVGGRAPLHLTSLGKLFLAADSPQQVRDYARRSGLPGKTPHSLTTLAALERELDKVRRHGIAYDDEEAELGLKCVAAPIHDEEGQTVAALSVSAPADRHDPDWAAQVRKAAVAVSRALGYTGTKK from the coding sequence ATGATGGCGCTCCTCGATGCCCTTGCCGAATCGCCGGACGCCGCCAGCCTCAAGTACCTGGCCAGTGTCACCGGACTGCACCCGTCGACCGCCCATCGGATTCTCGCGGCAATGAACGCGGCGCGCTTTGTCGAGCGCCAGGACGCCGGCACCTATCGCCTCGGCATCCGCTTGCTCGAGCTTGGCAACATCGTCAAATCGCGGATCAGCGTGCGCGAAGTCGCGCGGCCCTTCATGCAGACGCTGCACGAAACCATCGGCGAAGCGATCAATCTCGGCGTCCGCCACGACGACGAAATCGTCTATATCGAACGCACCTCGTCGGGACGGGCGCTGGTGCGCGTCGTCTATCTGGTCGGCGGCCGCGCGCCGCTGCACCTGACTTCACTCGGCAAGCTGTTCCTGGCCGCCGATTCGCCGCAACAGGTGCGCGATTACGCGCGACGCTCCGGCCTGCCCGGCAAGACGCCGCACTCGCTGACAACGCTGGCGGCACTGGAAAGGGAACTCGACAAGGTGCGTCGTCACGGCATCGCCTACGACGACGAGGAAGCCGAGCTCGGCCTCAAATGTGTCGCAGCACCGATTCACGACGAGGAAGGCCAAACCGTCGCCGCGCTCTCGGTCTCCGCCCCGGCCGACCGTCACGATCCGGACTGGGCGGCGCAGGTCAGAAAGGCCGCCGTGGCGGTCTCGCGCGCCCTCGGCTACACGGGCACAAAAAAATAG